AGATCCCCGCGTCGAAGACGGCGGTGAAGAGGGACACGGCGGAGCCGCGGTCCGACGGGTTGGCGCGGTCGACCACCATCGCGCTCAGGATCGGGAACGCGTAGCCGTGTCCGATGCCGGCCAGCACGCCGGCGATCGCGATGTCGAGGTCCGAGTGGGCGATGGAGACCATGCCCATCGCGAAGCCGATGCCGAGCATCGACGGGAAGAACACGCGTTTGGGCCCCAGGCGGTCGGGCACCCAGCCGAAGAAGACGCGCAGCAGGATGGCGGCCGCGGCGTAGGTGGAGAAGAAGAGCCCGACGCTGCCGATCTGCTCCTCCTCGACGAAGCGCTTGAGGAAGACGAAGCCCGCCGCGAGCGCGGTCGCGAAGGCGGAGCCGACGAACCAGATCGGCATCAGGTCGCGCTGGCGGAGCGCGGCGAAGAAGCCCTCCCCGCGCGGGGCTCCGCGCGGCTTCTCCGGCTCGGTGAGCGGGAGCGACGCGAGCAGCGCGACCGTCGCGATGGCCACGCTGACCATGAACAGCTCGCGGTAGCCCGCGTGGGCCAGGACCACGTCCCCGAGCAGGCCGCCGAGGGAGATGGGCAGCATGCCGCTCACGCCGAACAGCCCCATGCCCTCGGTGCGGCGCGAGGCGGGCACGATGTCGGCGGCGTAGGTGAAGAGCGAGCTGAAGATCGCGCCCTCCGCGAAGCCCTGCAGCACGCGGACCGCGACCAGCCACGGCCCCACGTCCACGACGGTGAGGTAGAGCGCGCAGGCCGCGAGGTGCGCCACGCCGCCGGCGAGGATCACCGGGCGCCGTCCCCAGACGTCCATCACGCGGCCCGCGAACGGCCGGATGAAGATGGCCGCGCCGCTCATGACGCCGAAGACGAAGCCGATGGTCGCCTCCGCGGCGCCGAGGTCGGCCAGGAAGCCCGGCAGGTGCAGGTATCCGTGCAGCGCCAGGCCCTGCAGCAGGTTGGCGACGAAGGCGATGACGAACGGGACGGTGATGAGGCGCTCGCGAGAGCGCGCGGGGGGATTCATCCAACCTCGGGGGCGGCCGGAAGCATTGGACCCCGCGGCGCTCCCCGCCAGTGACCATCTCGGCCCGGGCTCTCAGTGTCCGTCGGCGAGCAGGCCCTCGAGCTCCACCGTGCCCAGATCGACGCGGTTCACGATCGCGCTGAAGGCGAGGTAGGCGGCGAGCCGGTGGAGGTCGGTCGCCCAGTCCGGCACATAGCGCGGCTCGATCACGTCCCCGCGGGCGAAGGCGCCGTCGAGCAGGAAGACGTCGGGCAGCGCGAGCCGGCCCGCGAAGAGGCGGCGCACCAGGTGCGGGCGGCTCTCGGCGATGGCCTTGCGCAGGAAGGTGTGCACGGCGACCAGGCCGCAGAGGTAGACGACGTCCTTGGTGAACGCGACGCGGCCGCGCACGTCGCCGCCGCGGAAGACGCGCATGGCCGAGCGCGCGCTCTCGGCCTCCGACTGCCCCTCCTCCAGGAAGAAGCGGAAGATGTCGATGTAGTCGGCCCCCTCGAGCGCCTGGTGGATGGCGACGGTGCGGAGCGCGAGCCGCCGCAGCCGCGCGATGTCGATGGCGCGGGTGGTCAGCTCCGCGAGGGTGGCGATGCCCTCCTGGGTGGCCGTGGTGCGGGGCGCGTTGAG
This genomic interval from Sandaracinaceae bacterium contains the following:
- a CDS encoding MFS transporter; protein product: MNPPARSRERLITVPFVIAFVANLLQGLALHGYLHLPGFLADLGAAEATIGFVFGVMSGAAIFIRPFAGRVMDVWGRRPVILAGGVAHLAACALYLTVVDVGPWLVAVRVLQGFAEGAIFSSLFTYAADIVPASRRTEGMGLFGVSGMLPISLGGLLGDVVLAHAGYRELFMVSVAIATVALLASLPLTEPEKPRGAPRGEGFFAALRQRDLMPIWFVGSAFATALAAGFVFLKRFVEEEQIGSVGLFFSTYAAAAILLRVFFGWVPDRLGPKRVFFPSMLGIGFAMGMVSIAHSDLDIAIAGVLAGIGHGYAFPILSAMVVDRANPSDRGSAVSLFTAVFDAGIFAGGPVLGWVAEAAGFRTMYLSAAALPLFGAVVFWLWDRRVEPRAATAE